The genomic interval AATGGTATCCATGTTTACACACCAAGCCTAATAATAGGAATTAAAATTTTTATTATGCCGAGTCAAGACAATCAGCCTGCTCATCAAATTATTTGGATTAATCAAAGTGATCCTACTAATCAGGATGATAAATAAAATTCAACCTCTAAAATGTTAACTAGGATACCTCCTAATCAAGCGGAGAAAAGCTCTAATTCCATACTACATGCAGAAAAAATTATCTCTGAAGTAATGATACCTATTCTTTCTCAGGTAAGTTCAAATAAAGAACAGGCTGAGCCAGTTAAATCGCAAGAAGAGGAATCCTCATTTAAGTATCGCTAAAAATTTCATTGTAATTTAAAAAGAAACATCAGGACTATGCCTGAGTAACGTTTTACCCGAGCTAGGGAAACAATTAAATGATCAATGAATCCATCGCACCAAGCTCAACCTCCGCTTTCCAAGTACAACAGTTTTATACCATAATTTCCGGAAGACTATAATTTCTTCCTTTATTCTGCTCATGAAGCCACTCAACCAGTGGTTGAAAATATTCTAGCATTGCTTTGGCATTCAGCTCATCACCAGTTGACTCGTTGAGTACTTCCCTCCAGTCCTTAGACGCCCCATGACGCATGATATGCAGTAGAAAGTCTCCTATAGCTTTCTGACCAAAATAGTTGGTCGCATGAGGGTCTTGGTGCAGTATATGTTTGGCTATATGATTGTGTAGCTGATATAAGAGGACATAAGACAATGCATAATCATAATATTGGGCAGGATCGTTGTTGATATGTGTTTTAGTGGCAGCATCGCAATATTCTTCACCTCGAATAAATGGCGACTCAATTCCTTGATATTTCTTAGCCAATTCCCACCACTTTGCGTTGAACTGGTCTGGAGATAAATTATCAACATACATGGCTTTTTCAAAATGGCTCATCGTGCCCGCAGAGAAAAAAATAAACACTACAGAGTTGAGCGCTTCTTTAAGAAGAGTATACATATTATCTATTTCTACTGAGTTATCGATCAAACCACGCTCCACCAAATAAGGCTTCTTCCTGGCAGCAAGCCCCATCATGGTACCAATAGCTTCGTGAAAGGCACGGTTCGCGCCTTTCCGTAACAGTGGCGGAACATCTTTGTTAGTATAAGCGAGGTAGTAATAGATATGACCTAACTCATGGTGAGCTGTCCTGAACGACTTGGCATTAGATTCTAAACTCATTATGATGCGTATGTCTTGATCAAGGTCAATGTGCCATGCAGATGCATGGTTATTCTTTTTAATGGATGAATTGGAAGGATAGGGATAAAGATTTGACTTTTTCCAAAATGTTGCCGGTAGTTTGGGATAACCAAGACTTACATATAGACTCTCTGCTGATTTCATAATCCAATCGGGTGATTTGTTTTTAAGGATATCATCAATATTAATGCTCTTTTCCTTCAACACAGAACTCCAGTCCTGCCCCCAGCGGTTTGGTAGCCAGTGTGCGGGCAGATATTTAGGTACAGTGTTTACACCATATCTTTTAGCGAGTTCATAACGCATCCAGGTATGCAGTTCGCGGTACAGAGGATAGAGATCCCTCATGAGACCATCAAGAGTCTGCATCATTTCATCAGTGCTCATGTGGTAGTTGTTTACCTGATATGTGAAAAAATCAGGGTACCCTAATGCCTGTACTGTTTGATTTCTTAAGTGGCGTAAATTGATAAGCCCTGCCTTGAGAGTAGATCCAACTTGTTTACTTGCTGCCCATGCTGACAGACGCTTATTGAGGTTAGACTCTTTTCTAAGAATAGAATCTATGCTACTC from Legionella sainthelensi carries:
- a CDS encoding M2 family metallopeptidase; translated protein: MSSIDSILRKESNLNKRLSAWAASKQVGSTLKAGLINLRHLRNQTVQALGYPDFFTYQVNNYHMSTDEMMQTLDGLMRDLYPLYRELHTWMRYELAKRYGVNTVPKYLPAHWLPNRWGQDWSSVLKEKSINIDDILKNKSPDWIMKSAESLYVSLGYPKLPATFWKKSNLYPYPSNSSIKKNNHASAWHIDLDQDIRIIMSLESNAKSFRTAHHELGHIYYYLAYTNKDVPPLLRKGANRAFHEAIGTMMGLAARKKPYLVERGLIDNSVEIDNMYTLLKEALNSVVFIFFSAGTMSHFEKAMYVDNLSPDQFNAKWWELAKKYQGIESPFIRGEEYCDAATKTHINNDPAQYYDYALSYVLLYQLHNHIAKHILHQDPHATNYFGQKAIGDFLLHIMRHGASKDWREVLNESTGDELNAKAMLEYFQPLVEWLHEQNKGRNYSLPEIMV